A stretch of Caldanaerobius polysaccharolyticus DSM 13641 DNA encodes these proteins:
- the cdaA gene encoding diadenylate cyclase CdaA, with the protein MNELINIITSIRFNDVIDIAIIAYIVYKVFQIIRRTRAEQLLKGLFILLVATKLSEVLQLRTINWMLRNAMTVGVIALLIVFQPELRNALESLGRNKVFTKFIFSASDRESSVEIVDEIVKAVKYLSKSSIGALIVIERETGLNDIINTGTRMESFISGELLINIFIPNTPLHDGAVLIRGNKVMAAGCFLPLSQNSNISKELGTRHRAGIGITEISDAICVIVSEETGVISLAQNGRLSRYLDTKTLREVLLSELKKKQIDFKGNNWFKWVNRHE; encoded by the coding sequence ATGAATGAGTTGATTAACATTATAACGTCTATAAGGTTTAACGACGTCATTGATATAGCCATAATTGCTTATATAGTGTACAAGGTATTCCAGATAATAAGGCGGACGAGGGCGGAACAGCTATTAAAAGGTCTTTTTATTTTATTGGTAGCCACCAAACTCAGTGAGGTGTTGCAGCTCAGGACTATAAACTGGATGTTGAGAAACGCTATGACAGTGGGAGTTATAGCCCTTTTGATCGTATTTCAACCTGAGCTCAGAAATGCGCTGGAGTCATTGGGTAGGAATAAAGTTTTTACAAAGTTTATATTTTCTGCTTCGGACAGGGAAAGCAGTGTGGAAATCGTAGATGAAATAGTAAAGGCCGTTAAATATTTATCAAAATCCAGTATAGGTGCACTTATCGTTATTGAACGTGAGACAGGATTGAACGATATAATAAATACCGGTACTAGAATGGAATCCTTTATTTCGGGTGAGTTGCTCATAAATATTTTTATTCCCAATACGCCTTTACACGACGGTGCCGTCTTGATTAGAGGCAACAAAGTAATGGCAGCAGGGTGTTTTTTGCCTTTGTCTCAAAACAGCAATATAAGTAAAGAGCTAGGCACGAGGCATAGAGCTGGCATTGGCATTACCGAAATATCAGATGCTATATGCGTTATAGTTTCGGAGGAAACAGGTGTTATATCGCTGGCGCAAAACGGCAGGCTTTCCAGGTATCTGGATACAAAGACGCTTAGGGAAGTGCTATTAAGTGAACTAAAAAAGAAGCAGATAGATTTTAAAGGAAATAACTGGTTTAAGTGGGTGAATAGGCATGAGTAA
- a CDS encoding CdaR family protein gives MSKDLGWKIFSVIIAFFLWMYVTSTENPIITYELSNIPVNVKNENIIQQAGLVVLDKKEERVDVKVKGRRNDIIALNSSSIIAQLDMSEFKGRGWNNFPVNIIGLPGSIQIVSVQPSSIRMYLDTLVKQQAKVSIRVTGIPREGYINTDPIVRPDEVYVKGPQSLVKNIESATAQVNISNKRDTLNLSLPVFLIDKNGKEVKNVEYNPKIVDVTVPIYKKKDVPINVNFTKGLPDDLRLVDYSVDPPYITIAARDDILNRVNNLNTMPLDISKYTKSAKVQVRLDVPEGVILVNESNKVTVNMNIQKIMTKDYVKKGIIVRSSDDAKGSVTTPEVRLTLKGTEGDLNSIKDSDITVYVDITGLMSGKHKVPIKVEVPQNIQVLSISPDKADVNVQ, from the coding sequence ATGAGTAAAGATCTGGGCTGGAAGATATTTTCGGTCATAATCGCGTTTTTTTTATGGATGTATGTCACTAGCACAGAAAATCCTATTATAACATACGAGTTGTCTAATATTCCTGTCAACGTAAAAAACGAAAACATAATCCAGCAGGCGGGTTTGGTAGTTTTAGATAAAAAAGAGGAGAGGGTGGACGTAAAGGTAAAGGGGAGGAGAAACGATATTATAGCTTTAAATTCTTCTAGTATTATAGCGCAATTAGACATGAGCGAGTTTAAAGGAAGAGGATGGAATAATTTCCCTGTAAATATAATAGGTTTGCCTGGGAGCATCCAGATTGTAAGCGTCCAGCCTAGTTCCATAAGGATGTATCTTGATACACTGGTAAAGCAGCAGGCTAAAGTGAGCATAAGGGTAACTGGAATTCCAAGAGAGGGGTATATAAATACGGACCCCATAGTAAGACCTGATGAGGTGTATGTAAAAGGCCCACAGAGTTTGGTTAAGAACATCGAGAGCGCCACTGCCCAAGTTAATATAAGCAATAAAAGAGATACCCTTAATCTGTCATTGCCGGTATTTCTGATAGATAAAAACGGTAAAGAAGTTAAAAACGTTGAGTACAATCCTAAAATTGTAGATGTAACGGTTCCCATATATAAAAAGAAAGATGTGCCGATCAATGTAAATTTCACCAAGGGATTGCCTGATGATTTGCGGTTGGTTGATTACAGCGTTGATCCTCCTTACATAACTATTGCGGCAAGGGATGACATACTCAACAGGGTGAACAATTTGAACACCATGCCTTTGGATATATCTAAGTATACTAAAAGCGCTAAAGTCCAGGTTAGGTTGGATGTACCCGAGGGCGTAATCCTCGTCAATGAGAGCAACAAAGTCACTGTTAATATGAATATTCAGAAGATTATGACCAAAGATTACGTAAAAAAGGGTATAATAGTGAGGAGTTCCGATGATGCTAAAGGCAGTGTCACGACGCCCGAAGTGAGGCTGACTTTAAAAGGAACGGAGGGCGATCTAAACAGCATTAAGGATTCTGATATTACGGTGTATGTAGATATAACCGGGTTGATGTCAGGAAAACATAAAGTGCCTATAAAGGTGGAAGTGCCGCAAAATATACAGGTGTTAAGCATAAGTCCGGATAAAGCGGATGTGAACGTGCAATGA
- a CDS encoding 4Fe-4S dicluster domain-containing protein — MKGKVTFKQDLCKGCELCTTVCPVKIVKMSDKLNAKGYHPSTVDEADMPKCIGCAFCAMICPDCAIEVERL; from the coding sequence GTGAAAGGAAAGGTAACGTTTAAGCAGGATTTGTGTAAAGGCTGCGAGCTGTGCACCACGGTATGTCCTGTAAAAATTGTAAAGATGTCTGATAAATTAAATGCTAAAGGCTATCACCCTTCGACTGTTGATGAGGCAGATATGCCTAAGTGCATTGGGTGTGCCTTTTGCGCCATGATATGTCCTGATTGTGCTATAGAGGTAGAAAGATTATGA
- a CDS encoding 3-methyl-2-oxobutanoate dehydrogenase subunit VorB: protein MKVLMKGNEAMAEAAVMSGCRYYFGYPITPQNEVTAYMAKRLPEVGGVFLQAESEVSAINMVYGAGGAGGRVMISSSSPGISLMQEGISYIAGAEIPCVIVNVMRGGPGLGNITAAQSDYLQATKGGGHGDYHLIVLAPASIQEIADMMSKAFDQADKYRNPVMVLMDGILGQMMEPVEFKQKPSDDNLSRSKEWATTGMGNRDKPNLITSLYIEPEALERHNYHLKEKYEKIKQNEVMYESYNTEGADVVVVAYGITSRIVKTAISMASGEGIRLGLLRPITLWPFPYKAFEKLNGVKALLTVEMSLEQMHEDVLLAATGRIPVYFLGKPGGVVIEPVEIVNMAKSILGRC, encoded by the coding sequence ATGAAGGTATTGATGAAAGGCAATGAAGCGATGGCAGAGGCAGCTGTTATGAGTGGCTGCAGGTATTATTTTGGATACCCTATTACCCCTCAAAACGAGGTAACGGCTTATATGGCCAAAAGACTGCCAGAGGTCGGCGGCGTATTTTTGCAGGCAGAAAGCGAAGTTTCCGCTATAAACATGGTGTATGGGGCAGGAGGAGCCGGTGGTCGTGTCATGATATCCTCCAGCAGTCCAGGGATAAGCTTGATGCAGGAAGGTATATCTTATATAGCGGGTGCGGAAATACCGTGTGTCATTGTCAATGTAATGCGAGGAGGACCCGGGCTGGGCAATATAACAGCAGCACAGTCTGATTACCTGCAGGCCACTAAAGGCGGAGGACATGGGGATTATCACTTAATTGTTCTGGCACCTGCTTCTATTCAGGAAATCGCTGATATGATGAGCAAGGCCTTTGATCAGGCTGATAAGTACAGAAATCCGGTAATGGTGCTGATGGACGGTATTTTAGGGCAGATGATGGAACCTGTGGAGTTCAAGCAAAAGCCTTCTGACGATAACCTTTCAAGGTCCAAAGAATGGGCTACCACGGGAATGGGCAATAGAGATAAGCCTAATCTCATCACATCGCTTTACATAGAGCCTGAAGCGCTGGAACGGCATAATTATCACCTGAAAGAGAAATACGAGAAGATAAAGCAAAATGAGGTTATGTATGAAAGTTATAACACGGAAGGAGCAGACGTGGTTGTAGTAGCATATGGCATAACCTCCAGGATAGTGAAAACGGCTATATCCATGGCCTCAGGTGAAGGTATAAGGCTAGGGCTTCTGCGGCCTATAACGTTGTGGCCTTTTCCTTATAAGGCTTTTGAAAAATTAAACGGCGTTAAAGCATTGCTTACAGTAGAGATGAGCCTTGAACAGATGCACGAAGATGTTTTACTGGCAGCGACTGGTAGAATACCTGTTTACTTTCTAGGTAAACCTGGAGGAGTGGTGATTGAACCGGTGGAGATCGTAAATATGGCTAAATCAATTTTAGGGAGGTGTTAA
- a CDS encoding thiamine pyrophosphate-dependent enzyme, whose translation MAVVFQKPRSMTDKPMHYCPGCTHGIVHRLIGEVIDELGIQRKAIGVASVGCSVFIYDYINCDFQEASHGRAPAVATGIKRVIPDSVVFTYQGDGDLAAIGTGEIVHAAARGERITVVYVNNAVYGMTGGQMAPTTLLGQKTLTTPYGRNADVNGYPIRICEMLSTLDGAKYIARVSVHDIKHIRVAKKAIKEAFVNQIKGIGFSLVEVLSTCPTNWGLTPIESIKWLEHNLIPYYPLKVFKSPEVAD comes from the coding sequence TTGGCGGTTGTATTTCAAAAACCCAGGAGCATGACAGACAAACCAATGCACTATTGCCCAGGTTGTACCCACGGTATAGTGCATAGGCTTATTGGAGAAGTGATAGATGAATTGGGCATACAGAGAAAGGCCATTGGAGTAGCCTCCGTAGGATGTTCGGTTTTTATTTACGACTATATAAATTGCGACTTTCAGGAAGCTTCCCATGGAAGAGCTCCGGCTGTGGCTACGGGCATAAAGAGAGTTATTCCCGATAGCGTGGTGTTCACTTATCAGGGGGATGGAGACCTGGCTGCCATCGGTACCGGTGAGATCGTCCATGCGGCGGCTAGAGGTGAGAGGATAACGGTCGTATACGTCAACAACGCGGTATACGGCATGACAGGTGGCCAGATGGCTCCGACCACTTTATTGGGCCAAAAAACCCTTACTACCCCTTATGGCAGAAATGCCGATGTAAACGGATACCCTATAAGGATATGCGAGATGCTTTCCACTCTTGACGGTGCAAAGTATATCGCCAGGGTTTCCGTCCACGACATCAAACATATTAGGGTTGCGAAAAAAGCGATTAAAGAGGCCTTTGTAAACCAGATAAAAGGCATAGGATTTTCCCTTGTTGAGGTTTTGTCCACATGCCCCACTAATTGGGGTTTGACGCCAATAGAATCCATTAAGTGGCTAGAACATAATCTTATACCTTATTATCCACTGAAGGTATTTAAATCGCCGGAGGTGGCGGATTAA
- a CDS encoding 2-oxoacid:acceptor oxidoreductase family protein yields the protein MEQRVIMAGFGGQGIMSMGQLLAYAGMLEGKKVSWLPSYGPEQRGGTANCHVVVTDGDPGSPLVTEATSVIAMNRPSLEKFQRNLIKGGLLIVNSSLVDVKPDRTDVNVVYIKANDIANELGDLRVANMVALGAFIKQTGVVKFESAFSALRKVMEGRKAVYIPQNIQALKQGALSLSTI from the coding sequence ATGGAACAGAGGGTGATAATGGCAGGTTTTGGAGGGCAAGGCATAATGTCTATGGGGCAGCTTCTGGCCTATGCAGGAATGCTGGAAGGCAAAAAGGTCTCGTGGTTGCCTTCCTATGGTCCTGAGCAAAGAGGCGGCACAGCCAACTGCCACGTGGTTGTAACCGATGGCGATCCAGGCTCTCCTTTGGTCACTGAAGCTACGTCGGTAATAGCTATGAATCGACCGTCACTGGAAAAATTTCAAAGGAATTTGATAAAAGGAGGGCTTTTAATTGTAAATTCCAGCCTCGTAGATGTGAAACCAGATAGAACCGATGTAAACGTGGTGTATATTAAAGCTAACGATATAGCTAACGAATTAGGTGATCTGAGAGTGGCTAACATGGTGGCATTGGGTGCTTTTATTAAACAGACAGGTGTTGTTAAATTTGAAAGTGCGTTTAGCGCTTTGCGGAAGGTTATGGAAGGGAGAAAAGCCGTATACATACCCCAAAACATCCAAGCTCTGAAGCAGGGCGCATTAAGCTTGAGTACAATATAA
- a CDS encoding general stress protein, translated as MSKVIGVFNSKEQAEKAISSMREKGFKDNEISIVSKRENVQDNGGEAGFDSIADGTTTGGVIGGIAGLLASAGAMAIPGVGPIVAMGPIAALLTGAVGGGIAGGLIDMGIPAAESRRYEEEVKKGGILVIAQSDDNKVNDAANIMRANGAYDVKAE; from the coding sequence ATGTCAAAAGTTATAGGCGTATTTAACTCAAAAGAGCAAGCAGAAAAAGCTATTTCTAGCATGAGGGAAAAGGGATTTAAAGACAATGAAATTTCTATCGTTTCAAAAAGGGAAAATGTCCAAGACAACGGTGGAGAAGCTGGTTTTGACTCGATAGCAGACGGTACAACCACAGGAGGAGTAATAGGAGGCATTGCCGGTCTACTAGCCAGTGCAGGCGCTATGGCCATACCAGGGGTTGGCCCTATAGTGGCCATGGGACCTATTGCTGCTCTCCTGACAGGAGCAGTAGGCGGAGGCATCGCAGGCGGCTTAATTGACATGGGTATACCAGCTGCTGAGAGCCGAAGATACGAAGAAGAGGTAAAAAAAGGCGGCATTCTAGTAATCGCTCAATCCGATGACAATAAAGTAAACGATGCAGCCAACATAATGAGAGCCAATGGCGCATACGACGTAAAAGCAGAATAA
- a CDS encoding Cof-type HAD-IIB family hydrolase, with protein sequence MRYKMVIADIDGTLVDDNRMITPVTKKAVMEFREKGGIFTIATGRGIDSASPFIQELHIDVPVILFNGCMIYHPQTGKIMYSEFLPPDVYKIAAKLWKTKDYPVEMLAFSIHGIYVYKITELIRLFMDIDHVYCREVENIEDVKDIVKVLFLGDAEVSKELVKRLGNYTDNFTCVQSDRLFIELLPQGVTKGSTLIKLCRILGIDLKEVVAIGDQDNDREMICNAGCGVAMGNADDDLKACAKYVTSTNMENGVAEVLQRVIRGDLFTNCR encoded by the coding sequence ATGAGATATAAAATGGTCATTGCTGACATCGACGGAACGCTTGTAGACGATAACAGGATGATCACGCCTGTTACAAAAAAAGCAGTAATGGAATTTAGAGAAAAAGGTGGAATTTTTACCATAGCCACGGGACGAGGCATTGATTCAGCCAGTCCTTTTATACAAGAACTTCATATCGACGTACCTGTAATTCTTTTCAATGGATGTATGATATATCACCCGCAGACAGGTAAGATAATGTACAGTGAATTCTTGCCTCCTGATGTCTATAAAATAGCTGCTAAATTATGGAAAACAAAGGATTACCCTGTTGAGATGTTAGCTTTTTCAATCCATGGAATATATGTGTATAAAATTACCGAACTCATAAGGCTTTTTATGGATATTGACCATGTTTATTGTAGGGAAGTTGAAAACATAGAAGATGTAAAGGACATCGTCAAAGTTTTATTTTTAGGCGATGCTGAGGTGTCTAAAGAATTAGTTAAGCGTTTAGGAAATTATACTGATAACTTTACATGTGTTCAGTCGGATAGGTTATTTATAGAGTTGCTGCCGCAAGGGGTTACGAAGGGCAGTACCTTGATCAAGCTGTGCAGAATATTAGGGATTGATTTAAAAGAAGTGGTGGCGATAGGAGATCAAGACAATGATAGGGAGATGATCTGTAATGCGGGTTGTGGCGTAGCTATGGGCAATGCTGATGACGATTTAAAGGCTTGCGCCAAGTACGTAACCAGTACAAATATGGAGAATGGCGTGGCTGAAGTGCTGCAAAGGGTAATAAGAGGTGATTTGTTTACAAATTGCCGATAA
- the glmM gene encoding phosphoglucosamine mutase, producing the protein MARMFGTDGVRGIANQDLTPELAYKLGRAGAFVLTEGARKPRIVVAKDTRISGDLLESALVAGILSVGAQALCVGIVSTPSVAILTRHYEADAGVMISASHNPVEYNGIKFFNKEGYKLSDDLEDQIEAIVKGEDELPRPVGRHIGHRVFMDDAQDVYIAYLKSIFDIRLDGLKIAVDCANGSNYKIAPRLLKDLGAEVFAINDKPDGTNINRDCGSTHIKALRDYVREVGADVGLAFDGDADRLIAVDEKGEVVDGDKVMVICALAMKEKGKLRNNAVVVTVMSNMGLDIALKSHEIDVVKTKVGDRYVLEEMLRGDYAIGGEQSGHVIFLDHNTTGDGLVTALNLLSVMVEKRQPLSSLASVMEVYPQVIVNARVSESKKHVFAEDEEISEKIKDLEEMLKGEGRVLIRPSGTEPLIRVMLEGKDLDVLKAEAKRLALFIEQRLG; encoded by the coding sequence ATGGCTAGGATGTTTGGGACGGATGGCGTGAGAGGGATTGCAAATCAAGACCTTACGCCAGAATTAGCGTACAAATTAGGCCGAGCAGGAGCTTTTGTGCTTACAGAAGGGGCGAGAAAACCCCGGATCGTTGTAGCAAAGGATACGAGGATTTCAGGAGATTTGCTGGAAAGTGCTTTGGTGGCAGGTATACTATCAGTAGGAGCACAGGCGTTATGCGTGGGTATTGTTTCTACGCCTTCTGTGGCCATTCTCACAAGGCATTATGAGGCAGATGCTGGTGTGATGATATCCGCCTCCCATAATCCGGTGGAGTACAATGGCATAAAATTCTTTAATAAAGAAGGGTATAAGCTGTCGGACGACCTGGAGGATCAGATTGAGGCAATCGTAAAAGGGGAGGATGAGTTGCCAAGACCTGTTGGACGCCACATTGGCCACAGGGTTTTCATGGATGATGCACAAGACGTTTATATTGCTTATTTAAAGAGTATATTTGATATAAGATTAGATGGTTTGAAAATAGCAGTGGACTGTGCCAATGGATCTAACTACAAGATCGCACCCCGGTTGCTTAAAGACCTAGGGGCGGAGGTATTTGCCATTAACGACAAACCTGATGGGACGAATATAAATCGAGATTGCGGTTCCACCCATATAAAAGCTCTAAGAGATTATGTGCGTGAGGTAGGTGCAGACGTAGGTCTGGCTTTTGATGGAGATGCTGATAGGCTTATAGCGGTAGATGAAAAAGGAGAAGTCGTAGACGGCGATAAAGTGATGGTGATTTGTGCACTGGCGATGAAAGAGAAAGGTAAATTAAGAAACAACGCGGTAGTAGTTACTGTAATGAGCAACATGGGATTGGATATCGCTCTTAAAAGCCATGAAATTGATGTAGTAAAAACTAAAGTAGGAGACAGATATGTGCTGGAAGAGATGTTGCGAGGGGATTACGCCATAGGAGGAGAGCAATCAGGCCATGTGATATTTTTAGACCACAATACCACAGGCGATGGCCTTGTTACTGCATTAAATTTGTTGTCAGTGATGGTGGAAAAAAGACAACCTTTATCCTCTTTAGCCAGTGTGATGGAGGTATACCCCCAGGTGATTGTAAACGCTAGAGTAAGTGAAAGTAAAAAGCATGTTTTTGCTGAAGACGAGGAAATATCCGAAAAAATAAAAGATTTAGAGGAAATGCTCAAAGGAGAAGGGAGGGTGCTTATAAGGCCTTCGGGTACAGAGCCTCTTATAAGGGTTATGCTTGAGGGTAAAGATCTCGATGTTCTCAAAGCAGAGGCAAAAAGGTTGGCTCTTTTTATAGAGCAGCGATTGGGCTAA
- the glmS gene encoding glutamine--fructose-6-phosphate transaminase (isomerizing): protein MCGIVGYIGDEQATPILLEGLKRLEYRGYDSAGVALYENGKLQIRKTKGRLTALEDLIKRECVAGSVGIGHTRWATHGEPSDINAHPHVNSKGTIAVVHNGIIENYLYLKERLQQEGYKFVSDTDTEVIAQLIDYFYKGDILDAVINAVSRLEGSYALAILSTYEPDKVIAVRRDSPLIVGLGEDGNYLASDIPAILKYTRNVYILEDGEIAVLTKDKVTVMDSFGKEIKKEVFEVKWDVAAAEKGGYQHFMIKEINEQPKAVRDTLAGRLPEGSDVKLDDIKLSREDINKINKIFIVACGTAYHAGLVGKNLIENLARIPVEADIASEFRYRDPLVDENSLTVVISQSGETADTLAAMREAKKKGSRILAVTNVVGSSVAREADDVLYTWAGPEIAVASTKAYTTQLVSMYLLAIKLGLERGTITEDYAEMLKSELRQLSEKIQKILDSQDTVQKLADNNYTAKDVFFLGRGLDYSVSMEGSLKLKEISYIHSEAYAAGELKHGTLALIENGTLVIALVTQKHLYDKMLSNIKEVTTRGAHVIAVAPESMREVEKAVDDVIYIPDCAEEVAPVLAVIPLQLLAYYMAVARGCDVDKPRNLAKSVTVE, encoded by the coding sequence ATGTGCGGAATAGTTGGGTATATCGGCGATGAACAGGCGACGCCGATATTGTTGGAAGGACTGAAGAGGCTGGAATATCGCGGATATGATTCGGCTGGAGTAGCCTTGTACGAGAACGGCAAGCTACAAATTCGCAAGACCAAAGGCAGGTTGACGGCTTTAGAAGATTTGATAAAAAGGGAATGCGTTGCAGGCTCTGTGGGCATAGGCCATACCCGATGGGCGACCCATGGCGAGCCTTCTGATATAAATGCTCATCCTCACGTAAATTCAAAGGGTACTATTGCAGTGGTTCACAATGGAATAATTGAAAATTATCTGTACTTAAAAGAGAGACTTCAGCAAGAAGGTTATAAATTTGTTTCAGATACGGATACAGAGGTCATCGCTCAGCTGATAGATTATTTTTACAAAGGGGATATTTTGGACGCTGTTATAAATGCAGTAAGCAGATTAGAAGGGTCTTACGCTCTTGCTATCCTTTCTACTTATGAGCCTGATAAGGTCATTGCGGTAAGACGGGATAGCCCCCTTATAGTAGGTCTTGGAGAAGACGGCAATTACCTGGCTTCAGATATCCCTGCTATACTGAAGTACACAAGAAATGTCTATATTCTGGAAGACGGAGAAATTGCGGTTTTGACTAAAGATAAAGTCACGGTGATGGACAGCTTTGGAAAAGAGATTAAAAAAGAGGTCTTTGAGGTAAAGTGGGATGTGGCAGCAGCTGAGAAAGGCGGATACCAGCATTTCATGATTAAAGAGATAAACGAGCAGCCCAAAGCCGTAAGGGACACACTTGCTGGCAGATTGCCTGAAGGCAGCGATGTAAAGCTGGACGATATAAAGCTGTCCAGGGAAGATATAAATAAAATCAATAAAATTTTTATTGTGGCATGTGGAACTGCTTATCACGCGGGCTTGGTAGGGAAAAATCTCATAGAAAACCTGGCCAGGATCCCAGTAGAAGCCGATATAGCATCAGAATTCAGGTACAGGGATCCCCTAGTTGATGAAAACAGTTTGACGGTGGTGATAAGCCAGTCCGGAGAGACGGCTGACACCTTGGCAGCGATGAGAGAAGCAAAAAAGAAAGGCTCCAGGATATTGGCTGTCACTAATGTTGTAGGCAGTTCGGTGGCCAGAGAGGCAGATGACGTGCTTTATACGTGGGCTGGTCCTGAGATAGCAGTGGCCTCTACTAAAGCGTATACTACTCAGCTTGTCTCGATGTACCTCCTGGCCATAAAGCTGGGATTGGAAAGAGGAACCATAACAGAAGATTATGCAGAGATGTTAAAATCAGAGTTGCGGCAATTATCCGAAAAAATTCAAAAGATACTGGATAGTCAAGATACTGTACAGAAATTGGCCGATAATAACTATACGGCAAAAGATGTGTTTTTCCTGGGAAGAGGTTTAGACTACTCTGTTTCGATGGAAGGATCGTTAAAGCTCAAGGAAATATCGTATATCCATTCAGAGGCTTACGCTGCCGGTGAATTGAAACACGGTACTCTGGCACTAATAGAAAATGGAACGCTGGTCATAGCATTGGTAACGCAGAAACACCTTTACGATAAGATGTTAAGCAATATAAAAGAAGTTACCACCAGAGGTGCTCATGTAATCGCTGTAGCGCCTGAGAGTATGAGAGAAGTAGAAAAAGCAGTTGATGATGTAATCTACATTCCGGATTGTGCAGAAGAGGTGGCTCCGGTCTTAGCGGTAATACCGCTGCAGCTTTTGGCATATTACATGGCTGTAGCCAGGGGTTGCGATGTGGATAAGCCTCGCAATCTGGCCAAGAGCGTCACGGTGGAATAA
- a CDS encoding ferritin family protein: protein MSYTNPYGQPQGIAILVTNKLREILIAEIDAINGYTNHIANSNMEDINAVWESIMGDEKKHYGMILSLLRKYDPVQYQAYKDHIGDKLGPKSPMQTYTPNYDKQIILNNVREDIKGEFEAVILYEQHLASIPYNDVRYALYSIINEEKGHAEHLTQLLLKYDTDKYNGLK, encoded by the coding sequence ATGAGTTACACTAATCCATATGGCCAGCCACAAGGAATTGCGATACTTGTTACAAATAAATTAAGGGAGATATTAATAGCTGAAATTGATGCTATAAACGGTTATACTAACCATATTGCAAATTCAAACATGGAAGACATCAATGCAGTTTGGGAAAGTATCATGGGAGATGAAAAAAAACACTATGGTATGATTCTTTCATTGCTTCGTAAATATGACCCAGTACAATATCAAGCATATAAAGATCATATTGGCGATAAATTAGGCCCTAAGTCACCTATGCAAACATATACACCAAATTACGATAAACAGATAATCTTAAATAATGTAAGAGAAGACATAAAAGGCGAATTTGAAGCTGTTATCCTATATGAACAGCATTTAGCTAGTATCCCATATAATGATGTCAGGTATGCATTGTACTCAATAATTAATGAAGAAAAGGGGCATGCCGAGCATTTAACACAGCTATTATTAAAATATGATACAGATAAATATAACGGTCTTAAATAA
- a CDS encoding type I restriction enzyme endonuclease domain-containing protein, which produces MDERAKEMDLTEEEVAFYDIVSQGKEAILNDEAKEIARELVRIIKNKTEGQCFFKDQEELDNIVKMVIEQAVALFEDAA; this is translated from the coding sequence TTGGATGAAAGGGCAAAAGAAATGGATTTAACAGAAGAGGAGGTTGCATTTTATGATATTGTTAGTCAGGGGAAAGAGGCGATTTTAAATGACGAAGCAAAAGAAATTGCCAGGGAGCTGGTGAGGATAATAAAGAATAAGACCGAAGGACAGTGCTTTTTTAAAGACCAGGAAGAACTAGACAATATAGTAAAAATGGTTATTGAACAGGCTGTAGCCCTATTTGAAGATGCGGCATAG
- a CDS encoding nitroreductase family protein: protein MNETIKSILSRRSIKEYKPEQIKAEELEMILLAGRYAPPGMNKQPWLFVVIQSKDVLLKIINVILQRNRPKNMPAPPPGQRRPNPLETAPTLIIVFGQDDMFTTIYDCTLAMGNMMITAASLGIGSNWVHAVVKDLFTSEEGKTLKKEWGVPDEYIPYAAAVFGYKAAEPTERSPRKDGVVKIIN from the coding sequence ATGAATGAAACAATCAAATCAATCTTGAGCAGAAGGAGCATAAAAGAGTATAAGCCCGAGCAAATAAAAGCTGAAGAATTGGAAATGATTCTTTTGGCGGGTAGGTATGCTCCGCCTGGTATGAACAAGCAGCCTTGGCTTTTTGTCGTAATACAAAGCAAAGATGTGCTATTGAAGATAATAAATGTAATTTTACAAAGAAATAGACCAAAAAATATGCCCGCTCCTCCACCAGGGCAAAGGAGGCCTAATCCTCTTGAAACAGCGCCAACACTTATTATCGTTTTCGGCCAGGATGATATGTTTACAACCATCTACGATTGTACGCTTGCTATGGGCAATATGATGATTACGGCTGCATCTTTGGGGATAGGATCAAACTGGGTGCATGCGGTAGTTAAAGACTTGTTTACCTCTGAGGAGGGGAAGACCTTAAAAAAAGAGTGGGGAGTACCTGACGAATACATTCCATATGCTGCCGCTGTGTTTGGATACAAGGCGGCAGAACCGACAGAGCGTTCACCCAGAAAAGATGGGGTAGTAAAAATCATTAATTAA